The Gordonia westfalica sequence TGCCGCCCCCCTCACGCAAGGTTCGGAACAGGATTCGCCCCTCGACATACTCGCGGCGAAGGGTCTTCTCGGAGACTCCCAGGATTTGGGCGGCCTCCTTCAGGGTGTACTGAAGGGGCTGAAGGTTTCTGTCGTTCATGACGCCTCCAAGGTTCTGGTGGGGATGGGGGTTCGCTTGAGCAGGGTGAGCAGCGCATCGATGTGCTGCCACAGTTGCGGGCGGGTGAGTTCGATGGCGTCGTCCTCACCCGGCGGAAAGATCACGAAGACGGGTTCCCCTGTGGCGGGAATGGTCGTGACGTGATGGGTACCCGTCAAGCCGTCGATGGGGATGGGCGGAACCTCATGCAGCGGAAGATCACTCATGCCGCACCGCCGATGATGCGTTGCAGGACGATCCGCCCCGACGGAGTCAGATCACCGTGGGCCACCAGATCATTGAGGGCAGTGCGCAGCCGACTCGACTTGAGTGCTTCGCGTGCGGCCAACACCATCCAGTACTCCGGCGACTCCTCCGGGTCGAACGGGCGTAGCGGAGACGACTGCTCCCACGCCTTACGCGCAGCCTCCACAGCAGGATCGGTGCTCATGCCGCACCGCCGATACGGTCCAGGTGGGAATCGTCCGGCCCAGGCCACACAATCCGCGACGACCGCTCCACAACCGCTGTCGCACCATACGATTCGATGAGCTTGGCCCTAGACTTCGCGGAGGACAACGACTTGTACTCGCGCTTAGTGGACGGCCAGTGGAAGCGTCGACTCCCGAACTGCGCGATATACCCCGGATCGGGGTCCCACCCCTCGGGTTCCCAGTCAGGGTTGGGGTACCCGAACTCCTCACCGGTGTCGTCGGTGTAGAAGGTCAGTGCCCCTTCGGGATAGCTCGTGATCGCAACTCGGTAGAGGTAGTAGCCGCCGCTGGGCTCACGCCAGTCCGGATCGGCCTCCTGCATTGCTCTGTACACGTCGCGTAGCTCGGCGAGCGTGAGAACCACTTCACCCCGGCCGGACGGGGACTCAACCGACAGGTACGCCAGGTCGAGGCCGCTCACCTCACCGAGCGATACGTGGACCTTCCTGTTTTCATCTGCTACTACAGGGACTGGATCTGCGTAGTGCGAGAAGGACATGAGTCAGACCGCCTCGGGAAGGACTCGCGCGTCCAGGCCCCGCCTCTGGGCATCTGCAGCTTGGACGTGTTCCCACCACGGCGCCAGTGGTTCCAGGCCATCACGAAGTAACCAATGAGATCACGGTCGCTGACGTTGACTTTGCCTTCGCGGATACGATCGAGTCGGTCACGCAGGGCGAGAATGGGATTGCCGGACTGGAGCCCGGCGCCTGAGTAGAGTCCTTCGCTGAACTCGCGAGCCGCTTCGCCGTCGATCAGTCGGAACTGCAGCAGCACTGCAAGGGTCACGCTGGGTCGGCACTTGACGCGCCGGAGACGCTGACTGGCAAGGTCCTGAAGGATGGCAGTCGTCGACCGGGTGCGTCGGGCGGCGACCAGGCGACTGACCTCTGCGGAGTGCGATGCTTGCAGTTCGCGACTGACTGATCGACGGCGAAGCGGCTCGCGAGTTCAGCGAAGGACTCTACTCAGGCGCCGGGCTCCAGTCCGGCAATCCCATTCTCGCCCTGCGTGACCGACTCGATCGTATCCGCGAAGGCAAAGTCAACGTCAGCGACCGTGATCTCATTGGTTACTTCGTGATGGCCTGGAACCACTGGCGCCGTGGTGGGAACACGTCCAAGCTGCAGATGCCCAGAGGCGGGGCCTGGACGCGCGAGTCCTTCCCCGAGGCGGTCTGACTCATGTCCTTCTCGCACTACGCAGATCCAGTCCCTGTAGTAGCAGATGAAAACAGGAAGGTCCACGTATCGCTCGGTGAGGTGAGCGGCCTCGACCTGGCGTACCTGTCGGTTGAGTCCCCGTCCGGCCGGGGTGAAGTGGTTCTCACGCTCGCCGAGCTACGCGACGTGTACAGAGCAATGCAGGAGGCCGATCCGGACTGGCGTGAGCCCAGCGGCGGCTACTACCTCTACCGAGTTGCGATCACGAGCTATCCCGAAGGGGCACTGACCTTCTACACCGACGACACCGGTGAGGAGTTCGGGTACCCCAACCCTGACTGGGAACCCGAGGGGTGGGACCCGATCCGGGGTATATCGCGCAGTTCGGGAGTCGACGCTTCCACTGGCCGTCCACTAAGCGCGAGTACAAGTCGTTGTCCTCCGCGAAGTCTAGGGCCAAGCTCATCGAATCGTATGGTGCGACAGCGGTTGTGGAGCGGTCGTCGCGGATTGTGTGGCCTGGGCCGGACGATTCCCACCTGGACCGTATCGGCGGTGCGGCATGAGCACCGATCCTGCTGTGGAGGCTGCGCGTAAGGCGTGGGAGCAGTCGTCTCCGCTACGCCCGTTCGACCCGGAGGAGTCGCCGGAGTACTGGATGGTGTTGGCCGCACGCGAAGCACTCAAGTCGAGTCGGCTGCGCACTGCCCTCAATGATCTGGTGGCCCACGGTGATCTGACTCCGTCGGGGCGGATCGTCCTGCAACGCATCATCGGCGGTGCGGCATGAGTGATCTTCCGCTGCATGAGGTTCCGCCCATCCCCATCGACGGCTTGACGGGTACCCATCACGTCACGACCATTCCCGCCACAGGGGAACCCGTCTTCGTGATCTTTCCGCCGGGTGAGGACGACGCCATCGAACTCACCCGCCCGCAACTGTGGCAGCACATCGATGCGCTGCTCACCCTGCTCAAGCGAACCCCCATCCCCACCAGAACCTTGGAGGCGTCATGAACGACAGAAACCTTCAGCCCCTTCAGTACACCCTGAAGGAGGCCGCCCAAATCCTGGGAGTCTCCGAGAAGACCCTTCGCCGCGAGTATGTCGAGGGGCGAATCCTGTTCCGAACCTTGCGTGAGGGGGGCGGCAAGTACTTTATCGACCACGAAGAGTGTGTGCGGTGGCGGAACTCGCTGCCGCAGCCGGCTCCGGGTGAGAGGGCGGCGTCGTGAAGGCCGCGATCTGGGTTCCCGCGTATGCGTGTCTTGTGTTGGGGGTGTGGGCGATCCTCCCACCTCTCGGACCGGAAGAACTGGTGGCGTTCGTGATCGTCGCGGTCCTGTTGCTGATGACGGTGGTCGGGTTCTGCATGCCCACCCAGGAGGTCGACCAGTGAGCGGGGCCGAAACCATCTTCGGGTCCGAGCTGTATGGCGCGATCGTGCAGCAGCAGATCGCCGACGCACAACACACCCAGAACCAGCTCGACAAGTACTACCAGCGCAAGGAGGCGCAACTCCTCTGGCTGCGTGCAGAGATAGCGCACTACGCAGCCAAGCAGGACTCGAAGTCGGTCGAGTACGCGCTGCTTTCAATCCTCCAGCGCTCCTACGACATCGAAGACGAGGGGGTCGACCAGTGAGCAGCGGTGCAGTGGAAGCCCGCTATGCCGGCTGGTGCCCCAAATGCCGCACCGACTACCCCGTAGGCACATTGATCGGCTACGTCCGCGAATACCTGGTGTTCCCGGATGGGCGGGCGGGGAAGAACGTGACGGTGTGTGAGCCGTGCGCGGTGGAGGTGACCCGTGAGCGTCGTTGACATGCAGGCGTTTCGGACGGCACGCGACATCGTGGAGGTGGAAGCCGACCTCGCTTCCGAGGCATTCACGCACGGCTTCATGTCCTCGATGCAGGTTTCGGCTGCCGGGTGTAGCGCGGTCCTCACCGACTTCTACGGGCGTCGGGTGTTGAAGGTGGAGCCGCAATCGTCGCCATGGATCACCCGCGATCACGTGCTGGTGTTCCTCGCAGCGCAGGAGGCCCAGCCATGAGCATCTACTACCAGGACGACCTGGTCACCCTCTACCACGGCGACTGCCGAGAGGTCATGGCAGACATGGCAGATCGGTCGGTCGATGTGGTGATCACGGATCCGCCGTACACCGAACGCACACACGGAATGGCAAAGACGAACAGGGGTGCTGGTCATGGCATAAAGGCCGTCACGTTCGCGGCGATCTCTGACGCTGACCTGCGGGCCGTACTCGCCGAGTGTGGGCGGGTCTCGGCGAGTTGGGTGGTCACGTCGCTTGATTACGCGCACGCTTTCGCCTTCGACCAGGGTCCGCCGGTCGGGTTGCGCTCGCTGCGCATCGGTGTCTGGGTGAAGCCCAACCCGATGCCGCAGATCAGTGCCGACCGTCCCGGGCAAGGCTGGGAAGCGATTTCATTTCTACACCGCGCCGACACCAAACCGGCCTGGAACGGGGGTGGCAAGGCTGGCGTGTGGACGTACCCCGTCGTGCAGAACACCGGTCACCCGACGGCGAAACCGCTGCCAATGGTGGAGGACTGGGTGCGCCTGTTCACGAACGCCTCGGAAACGGTGTTCGACCCGTTCGCCGGTTCGGGCACCACGTTGATTGCTGCGGCGAACGAAAACCGTAAGGCGGTCGGTGTCGAGCTTGAGGAGCGTTACTGCGAGCTGATTGCGAAACGCCTCAGTAATCAGACGATGGCTCTCGACTTCGGGATGCGTCATGAGTGCCGCGGAGCACCGCCAGATCGACGGTGTCGACATGTGGGTGCAACACCTCCCAGACCTCCACCTGTTTTGGGCGTGGGTGAACGGACGCACCGAGTTCGTCACCTGGCCCGACGCCGACCACCCCCAGGCCCCCGTTGATCGTGCAGGCCTGGTGGCTGAGCGGCTGTTCGAGTTGGTGGCGAGAGCGAAGGCGGCGGCGTGAGGTTCATGTCGAACCGCACCCATGCTGCCGGCGGGTTCCGGTGGCGCGGCCCCCAATACCCCTACGACCTACCCGGACCTGGAGATGTTCTCCCGGACGACCCGGTCGAGCCGGAAGAACTGTTCCCCAATCCTGCCTACGGGCAACAAGACCCATGGAGACAACAATGACCGAAGACATTAGCCAGGACGAACTGTTCCGGCTCACAGGGCGTGATGTCGTCCTGTGCCCGGAGTGCGGCCACGGCATCGACCCGCACGGCACCGATCCGGGGGGTGCGTGCGGGGTCGGCAAGTGCGAATGCATGATGTCGCCCAACGGCATCGCCTACGCCCTGATCAATCCGGAAGTCACCCCGGCGCAGAAGCACTACGCCGAAGCGGAGAGGATGCTCGCGTTCATCGAGCACGACCGCAACCTCACGACCACCCAGCACTCGGAGGTCGCAGCGCGCGCCCAGGTGCACGCCACCCTCGCGCAGGCCGCTTCACTGCGGGAGGTTCTGGAATCCCGCGCCACCACCCGGTACCACGTCACGGTCCAGGATGAGGCGAGTTCCGCCGACGCAGCAGCCGTCTCGGATCTTTCGGTGGTGCGCTGTGAACTCTGTGAGACAGCTTCCCAGCAGCGGTTCGTGGTCTGACCGCTACCGCACGATGCTCGACATCGCCGTGTGGTGTGGCGGCATGATCGTCCGCCCCAAACCCCACCAACTCCAGCTACGGGTGGATGGTGTGACTGCCCTTCCGGGGATTGGATCAAGGCTGACGGCAACGGGTTCGAGGTCATCCCCTCCAGGGCGGGAGCAGACCTCTGATGCCCGACTACAAAGGCCCCTCGACTACGTCGATGTCGCGACCCGAATTGTTGAGTTCCGCAACCAGCACCCACCGGCTCTCTCCAGCAGGTGCGATACGAAGTTCTTGAGGTTGGCGGCAAGAGCTTCCTCGCGTTCACCGCCGCCGCCTACCGCACGCCGGATGATGAGCGTCCCGGTATCGGTACCGCGTGGGAACCCATCCCGGCCCCACATCTTTCACCCGTGACTCGGAGATGCAGAACGCTGAGACCGCGGCGTGGGGAGGGCGATCGTCGCAGCGTTGGCGGCGGACACGAAGAAGGGTGTGGCGTCGTCGGAGGAGGTCCGGAACCGTCAGCAGACGCCGGCGCAGCGGGCGCAACGCGAACTGGCTGAGGCTGTGACGGCTGCGGGGATGGTGACGAAGGAGTTCGCCGAGTGGGCGATGACCACCCGCAATGTCGATCTGAAGACTGCCGGATTGCGGTGCTGGTGCCGCTGACTCGTGAGGTGCAGGAGAAGGGGAAGGCGATCATGTCTGTCCCGGATCATGATGCGGCGCAAACCACCCTGGCCGACGAACTCGGCGCACAGGAGGCGTCGTGAGCGGGCGGCGATGGGATCGCATCAGTGCGCCACCACCGGGGACGACGTGTGGCTGACACCACCGCACGTCCTCGACGCCCTCGGCCCGTTCGACCTCGACCCGTGCGCCGCACCGGCAGAAGCGAACTGGACGACCGCACGCCACCACTACCGACTACCCGACGACGGACTCACACTGCCGTGGGAAGGGCGCGTGTGGTGCAACCCGCCCTACTCCAATGTGTGGCGGTGGCTCGACCGGCTCGCCAACCACGGCACCGGCACCGCACTGATCTTCGCCCGCACCGAGACCGCCGGATTCCAGGCGCAGGTGTGGCGGCGGGCGACCGCAGTGCTGTTCCTCGAAGGGCGGCTCACCTTCCACCACCGCGATGGATCGAAGGCCGCGGCGAACAGCGGCGCACCGTCCTGCCTCGTCGCATACGGGACAGATGACGCGGGCCGACTGCTCGACAGCGGACTCCCTGGCGCGTTCGTCCATGGCTGGTCGATCACGGCAGTTGACGACCAACCATCCCTCTTCGAGGAGGCGTCATGAGCCGCCCTATTTGCGGGGTGTGTGGTTTCGATCTCGGCTACGGCCACATGGTCCGTATGCGCTGGGAGACCGCACCGGCGACATCATCCCATGCCCGAATTGCCTGGCCCATCACGACGCTCAAGACATCCTCAGGAGATACACCCATGAGTAACGGCTTCCACATCGAACCCTCCACCACCCGAATGGATCAGGGCAGAAGATCCAACACCCTGGACGAGAAGAAGCAGGCGTTGGGGTCGTCGAACACGTTCCCCGGTGCGAATGTGTTGAACCGCAACCGGAATGTTTCTGATCTGCCGAAACCGCCGGCCTGGCATGAGGGCGCTCCTGCGCCTCCTCAGACCCGGACGCGTTCTTTCCCTCCCATTACGGGGTGACGCAAACCGCTGACGCGAAACGGATCTGCGCCGGCTGTGACCGCCGGGAGGTGTGTTTGCAGTGGGCGTTGGACAACCGTGAACCGCACGGTGTGGTTGGGGTACGACTCCGCGTGAACGTCAGGCCATGTGGAAGCAGGGGCGGCATGACCTGCCAATGCGGAAGCCCGTCAAAGCGCGCGGCATGTGCGAAATGCACTACGCCCAACACCACCGCCGGCAACGCGCCTACGGACGTTGGACTCCCGACCTGGTCGACGCCCAGCCTGTACGCGAGCACATCCTCAAGCTGCGTGACGCAGGAGTGGGAACAAACGGCTCGAAGAGGAGTTCGGCGTCCCGCACAGCACCATCCAGCATCTGCTGTACGGCAACGCGGATACGGTCCGAGCAAACAGGTCCGCCAAGCTACCGCCGACCGCATCCTCCAAATCCCTGTTCCGCGTACCGTGTCGAGTTTGTGCGACAGGACGCGTCCCGCCCTGGCACAACCGCCGATTGCAGCGTTGTGGCGAACGGTATTCGCAGACGGATCTGATCAGCCGTCTGGGTTGGCCGGAGAATGGCAGCACTTCGGAGTTGTTCCTCGGACAGTCCCGCAACATTGCGGTTCGTCGAGCACGGGATGTGACGTCCTTGTTCGCGCAGTTGCAGATGGTTCCGGAACTGATCGGAAGGCGCGCATCGGGCGAAGGCGAAAGTTGGTTGCCTCCGTTGGCGTGGATGAGGACCGTATCGATGACCCACCTATGAGCCGGAAGTGGTGGACAAACCCGCACTGCGAAGACCTGTTCTCCGACTTCGAGTATCTGCTGTCGATGGTGTTGGGCGGAGGAGGCATCGCGTCGGGTGGGATGCTGCCGCGTCGATGAAGCGCCGGTATGAGCGCATGGGCGGCGTTGTCCGCAGCGTTGACGTCGGTGGCGTGGCAGCAGAGGAAGACGGCGTCATGACGGGCTTCTCTGCGGATGTGAAGGCTGCTGCTGCGGTGCGGCGATGGGTCGCTGCGAAGTCCAAACCGACTGTGTACCGCACAGGGCAGGACTATCACCACGAGCTAACCGCGCATGGGCGGATCGAAAGACCCACAGATCAACGCCTGTCGAATTGTCTGCTGGTGTGCCGCGGCTGCCATGACTTCATCGGCCGCAATCCGGCGCAGGCGTACGCGAAGGCTGGTTGGTGTCGAAGTTCCGCAGCGTCCAGCGATGTGGCTGTCCTGCTGTCGGCCGGTGGGCGTTGCTCGATGATGCGCGGGGTCGAGGTGTGCGATGCGGTGGCTGAGGTTCCGGAGTCCTACCTCCTGTGGGGGCGATCGAGAGCCGTGCCTGAGTGCGCGGCCAGGCGGGGAGCTTTGCGTACTCCGTTCCCCGCAACAGGTGCAGAGAAGACACGACACATCCCTGCGTGGGAGAACCAAAGGAGACAACGAATGAGCAACAACAAGAAGGCTTTCGACGGCGAGGCGTTCAAGGCGTTGAGTGGTCAAGGTGCAGGCTGTCGCGGAGGCTCGGGTGGCAATGGCGCTACGTCGTGCAGCCTTGGCGTCGCGAGAACTGCTGTGCGTGTGGTGGTGACGAGAACCCGGAAGGGTTACCAGTGGGCGCAGATCGCCGCAACGGCAGGCGGCGCCATCTCCCGAAAACGTATGACACGAAGTCGAATGCGGTTGCGCGCTGCAAGCGTCAGGCCGCTCTGGTGGGTGGGGTGGTGAGGTCAGTGATCGTCTACGAGAACATCCGGAGAAGGTGTCTGAGTATCGCGGCACCATCGAGGTTACGAGGACGAGATCTTGCAGGTCGACCTCGATGCAAGAGCGTGTCGCCAGACATCCCGAGTGGCGTTGGCGGTGTAAGTCCCGCAACGGTCAGATCCTCGCTCAGGGGGAAGGCTATCGGCGTAGGTCGGGGGCTCTCAACGCCATCGACACCCAGTACGCGGCGCGTTGAAGGTTGGTGGCATCAACTACGACGTGGTCCGCGTGGGCAAGAACGCAGATGCTCGTCTGCCCGTGGCGTGTGGTGATCCTCGACCGCACGGAGACATCGACAAGATCGGAGCACTCTACTGATGAGCGAGGACAACCCGTATCCCGCAACCTGCCGGGAAACCCTTTCACCGATAACTACGCGCCATGACGGCTGAGCAGTCCGCATGGTTCGCCATCGCCTACGAGATTCGCACACTCACCATCGCCCTCACGGAGCAGACATACAACCTGAACGCAGTCCTCTCTGTGACGAACTGCGAGATCGCTGGGCTGAACGGCGGGTGTGTCATGACTCGCATCCTTGGTGTGTCCGCTGTACCGGTTTCTTCCCACCGGACCTGTTGATTGGTCGAACGGGCAGACGTTGGTG is a genomic window containing:
- a CDS encoding helix-turn-helix domain-containing protein, translating into MNDRNLQPLQYTLKEAAQILGVSEKTLRREYVEGRILFRTLREGGGKYFIDHEECVRWRNSLPQPAPGERAAS
- a CDS encoding DNA-methyltransferase, which codes for MSIYYQDDLVTLYHGDCREVMADMADRSVDVVITDPPYTERTHGMAKTNRGAGHGIKAVTFAAISDADLRAVLAECGRVSASWVVTSLDYAHAFAFDQGPPVGLRSLRIGVWVKPNPMPQISADRPGQGWEAISFLHRADTKPAWNGGGKAGVWTYPVVQNTGHPTAKPLPMVEDWVRLFTNASETVFDPFAGSGTTLIAAANENRKAVGVELEERYCELIAKRLSNQTMALDFGMRHECRGAPPDRRCRHVGATPPRPPPVLGVGERTHRVRHLARRRPPPGPR
- a CDS encoding DNA N-6-adenine-methyltransferase, which encodes MGSHQCATTGDDVWLTPPHVLDALGPFDLDPCAAPAEANWTTARHHYRLPDDGLTLPWEGRVWCNPPYSNVWRWLDRLANHGTGTALIFARTETAGFQAQVWRRATAVLFLEGRLTFHHRDGSKAAANSGAPSCLVAYGTDDAGRLLDSGLPGAFVHGWSITAVDDQPSLFEEAS
- a CDS encoding DUF7304 family protein; this encodes MSFSHYADPVPVVADENRKVHVSLGEVSGLDLAYLSVESPSGRGEVVLTLAELRDVYRAMQEADPDWREPSGGYYLYRVAITSYPEGALTFYTDDTGEEFGYPNPDWEPEGWDPDPGYIAQFGSRRFHWPSTKREYKSLSSAKSRAKLIESYGATAVVERSSRIVWPGPDDSHLDRIGGAA
- a CDS encoding DUF7304 family protein, whose product is MSFSHYADPVPVVADENRKVHVSLGEVSGLDLAYLSVESPSGRGEVVLTLAELRDVYRAMQEADPDWREPSGGYYLYRVAITSYPEGALTFYTDDTGEEFGYPNPDWEPEGWDPIRGISRSSGVDASTGRPLSASTSRCPPRSLGPSSSNRMVRQRLWSGRRGLCGLGRTIPTWTVSAVRHEHRSCCGGCA
- a CDS encoding helix-turn-helix domain-containing protein, translating into MNDRNLQPLQYTLKEAAQILGVSEKTLRREYVEGRILFRTLREGGGKYFIDHEECVRWRNSLPQPAPGERAAS
- a CDS encoding YegP family protein; this encodes MQERVARHPEWRWRCKSRNGQILAQGEGYRRRSGALNAIDTQYAAR